In Gouania willdenowi chromosome 15, fGouWil2.1, whole genome shotgun sequence, one DNA window encodes the following:
- the cyp26c1 gene encoding cytochrome P450 26C1, translated as MFLSAQFGLVSALFSALISVLCALLLLALTRQLWSLRWSLTRDKESSLPLPKGSMGWPLLGETFHWLLQGSNFHISRRERHGNVFKTHLLGKPVIRVTGAENIRKILLGEHSLVSTQWPQSTRIILGPNTLVNSTGELHKRKRKILAKVFSRGALESYLPRLQDVVKSEIAKWCSELDAVEVYAAVRSLTFRIAVSVLLGLHLEEERLVYLSAIFDQLMNNLFSLPIDAPLSGLRKGIKAREILHSNMEKIIQEKMERQQQNDHEFHDAFDYMLAGAKEHEHELNLQELKETAVELIFAAHSTTASSSTSLVLQLLRHPEVVERARAELEAEDLGLECDVERTRTHTKEEESTRLLDQTRPHIPTLSLNKLSRLRYLDCVIREVLRYLPPVSGGYRTVLQTFELDGYQIPRGWSVMYSIRDTHETAAVFQNPEKFDPDRFGSEREESRWSRFSYVPFGGGARSCVGKELAQVILKTLAVELMGTCTWTLATEKYPDMQTVPIVHPVNGLHVNFTYRRPL; from the exons ATGTTCCTGTCGGCCCAGTTCGGGCTCGTGTCGGCCCTGTTCTCAGCACTCATCTCCGTGCTGTGCGCGCTCCTGCTGCTCGCGCTCACCCGCCAGCTGTGGAGCCTCCGCTGGAGCCTGACGCGGGACAAAGAGAGCAGTCTGCCGCTGCCCAAAGGTTCCATGGGCTGGCCGCTACTCGGGGAGACGTTCCACTGGCTCCTTCAG GGCTCTAACTTCCACATCTCTCGTCGTGAGCGCCATGGAAACGTGTTTAAAACTCACCTCTTGGGGAAGCCAGTGATCAGAGTGACGGGGGCCGAAAACATCCGAAAGATCCTCCTGGGGGAGCACAGCCTGGTGTCCACCCAGTGGCCCCAGAGCACACGCATCATCCTGGGGCCCAACACGCTCGTCAACTCCACCGGAGAACTGcacaagaggaagaggaag ATCCTAGCGAAGGTGTTCAGCCGCGGGGCCCTAGAGTCGTACCTGCCGCGTCTACAGGACGTGGTGAAGTCAGAGATCGCTAAGTGGTGCTCTGAGCTGGACGCGGTGGAGGTGTACGCCGCTGTGCGCTCGCTAACGTTCCGCATTGCCGTGAGCGTCCTGCTGGGCCTTCACCTGGAAGAGGAGCGACTCGTCTACCTCTCCGCCATCTTTGATCAGCTGATGAACAACCTGTTCTCACTGCCCATCGACGCCCCGCTCAGCGGCCTGAGAAAG GGGATCAAAGCCCGTGAGATCCTTCACTCCAACATGGAGAAGATCATCCAGGAGAAGATGGAACGTCAGCAGCAAAACGACCACGAGTTTCACGACGCCTTCGACTACATGTTAGCAGGAGCTAAAGAGCACGAGCATGAGCTCAACCTGCAGGAGCTCAAG GAGACGGCGGTGGAGCTGATCTTTGCGGCTCACTCCACCACAGCGAGCTCTTCCACGTCGCTGGTTCTGCAGCTGCTGCGTCACCCGGAGGTGGTAGAGCGGGCGAGGGCGGAGCTAGAGGCAGAGGACCTGGGCTTGGAGTGTGACGTAgaacgcacacgcacacacaccaagGAGGAGGAGTCGACCCGCCTCCTGGACCAGACACGCCCCCACATCCCCACCCTCAGCCTCAACAAGCTGAGCCGCCTGAGGTACCTGGACTGTGTGATCAGAGAGGTGCTGCGGTATCTGCCGCCCGTGTCCGGAGGTTACCGCACCGTCCTGCAGACCTTCGAACTGGAC ggtTATCAGATCCCTAGAGGATGGAGTGTGATGTACAGCATCAGAGACACCCATGAGACGGCCGCAGTCTTTCAGAACCCCGAGAAGTTCGACCCCGACCGCTTTGGGTCGGAGCGCGAGGAGAGCCGGTGGTCACGGTTCAGCTACGTGCCATTTGGCGGTGGCGCGCGTAGCTGCGTGGGAAAGGAACTGGCTCAGGTCATCCTAAAAACTCTGGCCGTGGAGCTGATGGGGACGTGCACGTGGACGCTCGCCACCGAGAAGTACCCCGACATGCAGACTGTGCCCATCGTGCACCCTGTAAATGGACTGCACGTCAACTTCACCTACAGACGCCCACTTTAG